Within Dermacentor albipictus isolate Rhodes 1998 colony chromosome 3, USDA_Dalb.pri_finalv2, whole genome shotgun sequence, the genomic segment TACCAATGAAACTCTATGCTAACATAATTTATACCACcctagcagcttcgctggtcaaccaccttcacagggtggaatggctcctcatctttttctttctttttgattgGGGACGCCCCAAACATggcgagacaggaacctacctacctaTAGCTAAGTGTTTGGATTGCATTGATCAGATTCTTGATTTAGTTATCTAAAGACACTTGCTCGGTGTGAAAGGGCCGCGATGAAGTGAACGCTTCGCAGGTCCACGCAAAAGGCGATGCGTTTGCGTGTGGGTAGCACTATGAAGCATCTAGTGATTTACCAACTCGTTGTGTATGCGTGTCGTGTTCCGCGGCTTCCGTGAACGAAGAGGCAGACCGTACTTGAAACGTGCTTTACTGCACGACAGCCAAAGGATGCAAGGAAAGAATGCCCAGCCCAGTCGCCCAGCGTTGCGGTCAGTGATATACCCACATAGTGGGCGAGAGTGATGTAATCGCGGTATGGGCCGCGGGACGAAAGGGGGAAAGCGCTATCACGCGAATACACGTGTGCAGATACGCGAAAATGCGCTGCTTGGAAGTGCGTACATGTATACTTGCGTGTGGCAAATCGGCTGCCGTGTGTCGAGATTGTGCagcttgagtgagtgagtgaagaaaccttattgcaggtccggcgaggacgcgaactcgtcgcgcaccagGCTAGtgccacgtcgggaccggcaggcctagcccaccggcccggtcgcgggcacgccggacagccaggatttgcttttctagagcggagCTACgtagaagcgagtcccactcttggggtatgtcgacccacactcccagagcgtTTGCGCTAGAGTGGTCATAACTCAATCATCTTAGCACCGCTATGACCGAACGTAAGGCACGTGACCTATTCGTCTGAATGCAACGCGAGCATCATGTAGAAATGTGCACGATGAACGCGGAGCATCTCAACTACTCTCATGCGACACATGCGAGGCGCACAAGCAACAGGGAGCAAAAACTGCAAGTACCGCTTTGTTGATCAAtgtaaccctttactgcacaatttatTATTTCCTTATAATATTATTCATGGAATCATAGGGAAGCATAACAGTAGCTGTACTCCTATGGAAACTAACTAATTTCTCTGGTTTGAATTTGCAcaaaaagggtatgttgcatatttgcaacaggGTGCAAATGAAGTAGTTGAAAGTGAAAGATAGACTTGGTGTGATTCATACTCAGATGTTTATTTGCACAtgacaatcattggtgcactTATGTTTTAGTGTGGAACAAACAGAAGCAATAGTACTTGCTTGTGCAGGACAGGTCGCTCCCACACTTCCTGCAGTATGTCATGCAGATTCCCGTGCAGCCAGGAAGCAATGCAGTGTTTTCGCATTATCGTCGAAATTTAGAACATAGAAGCACAGACGTGGTGCTGTGCTCGTGGCGACGCGGTACGGCAGCGTGCGGATGCACCGCATCCTTTTGAGAAAAGTAAATAAAGGAAATTCGACCAAAAAAACATCTTCCGCACATGttgaatcgaaacggacttacactcgGGGTTGTCGTCACTTCCGGAAAGGTCGCTGCTTTTACTACCAGAATTAATTTCTCGGCTATAAAAGCGTTTAACAGCCACTTCacttttccgaagaaaataaaccacgTACACGTTCTTGCATTTgcgcaacatagcaacgttccgtCGCCAGGGACTAACTATTCCGAGAtaacaatgttttctttttctaatgtaCAGAGTCAGGAGGATATGGATCTTAGCGTAAGAACTctttttttgcgctttttcttgtGGAAAAATGCATTCACAATTGGCAAAACTTAGCTGCATCACTGCTCGTGGCCGCGCACAGCCTCCGCCacgttttggtagaagatgcgaaGGGTGagcacagatggcagcacagggcCACGACTTCTTTGGACGAATGTTGCGGAAATGCAACGGCGTGTACGGGCAGCTCTTCACGAactttgcttctgtttttaacgccgttcatccggtatgttgcgtaaatgcaacaaggtgcagaaAAGGGCTAAGCCTGCGGCGCCGAATAACCGGAATTGCAAGGCAGGACCACGACACGAATCAAGACCAAGGCAACGCCAAGACAAGACGAGTGAGCAATGAACGCAGTACGCCGCCGCCCATGCCCGCTCCAGCTCATTTCCACCTCTACGCGGAAGGTCGTGTTTTCCTCCCCGAGAAAGAAGTAACAGCAAGGGACGGCAAGACACAAGCAAGCCCGagaagaagaaaatagaaaaaagtgCGAGCACTAACTAACAATTGAGGGTTTACTGCGCGTCATTGGAAATATATGTCACACCATAACAGCGAAcgaaaggagagaaagagagagagagagagaaatgaatgtttatttctggGCTAGCAACAGAGAAAAAGGGACCTCTCTTCGTCCCCAGGTGGCCGGCTTCCTCATTCCAGGAATCCGCGAGCTCTTGCTGCTGCCTTGCCGCGGTCCACCAACTCTCACTGGTCATCCAGCCGAAAAAGAGATAATGTGGAAAGCCATGCTGTCTCGCCTTCCCTCCCACTCCCCCCGCCCccaaagtaaagaaagaaaaaaaataagaaaacaagagACGATAAAGAGCGTCACACAACCAGATCAACCGGgcaatacataaaaaaaagaactgatttTGCCGACAATGCCACCGACGGAGCGCTATGTCTCGTCATTTTTGTCGACGTCTGTGTGTGGCTTGCGTTGACCTGTACAAGAAACAGTAGGTGTAGTAGGAGGCGTTTGTCGTTTTAGAAAGTTATCCGCTCAACCGATCAGTggggcagcaacccaaggaacatgagttgaaagagtgacCAGAGTGGCCTAGTAGCAGTGCACCGGAAAGTTTTGCGTAGTATTAAGATGGCGACATGGAGTCTGCGGGATAGAGTGGGGTTGGTGTGAAGCTCACGTAGTGGATGAAAGCGGGTTGTTCTTTAAGTGGACATTAGCCCCAGAGGATCGGCGTAAGCGCCGTCGCTGCGTTATGCATAAGTGACATGACCCTGTGTCGTCGAGGTGCCGAAAAAGATATGCTGGCGCTTGGTACCCTGGCACGTGTCGGTGGTGGTTACAAAAATTATAAGAATgagaaaaggaaaacaagaaaaggagCGGGAGAGGGCAGGTGTACATGGGAGAACGGCTCGTATGGTTGATCTATGCGTAGACGCGTGTAAGCAAGATATGTAATTGAATATTAGGGTAGGAGCAGGGAAAGCTGAAAAAGAAGGAATAAATGTACTTAAAAATTGAGGATAGCTGGTGGTATAATGTGTTCTTGTGCCTTCTCCAATGATACGAAGATTTCTGAAGTCACAACTTTTAGGCGATTCCAAGTTACCACGTTCCAAATTAGTTCTGGTTGAGTTGGGCACTTAAACTTGTGCAAGAGGTATGTATAATTTCGTGGTAGAAGAAGGAAAACCGGTGGGTTTCTGGTGGCCCAGGTACTTGAACACAATACCTCCCGCATATGAGGCTGATGTTCTGCCAGTAGGTCCATCTACATGTGTAAGGGCCGCgcccccaacttggcagcccaaaatttggaagaaaaaaaaaatatcaggacGCGCGCGCGCATCGGAGAATTTTATCACGCTGTGTACGTCCACGTGCagctactagatggcgagagcggcgtcttgacctctgatgcaatggtgCGTCCGAGGTGCGCGCAAGTGGCCGGCTGCTCCGACACCATCTTGACGAAAAGGTTCGGTACCGCGAAGGGCCACACCTCGTCAAATTTTGAAAAGTGCGGCTCTTGCACGATTCTATACGGTATATCAAGTCATGCATTGGCTTCAAGTGCAAACGCATTTCTGAATGGGGGTGGGGGAGTTCATTTTTCGTACAGACATTTGATGACTGGCAGGATCAATCAGGACCGGCGATATTCGAAGCACTCATTTGTGTTTCGGAAAAGGTTTCATTGCAATAGCAATTCTACGGACGCTTGAGGCACGTTTTCACCGTTGactttgtcgtgacgtcatggcatCGACGTGTAGCGACGCGGCAAGCGGGTGGAGTGTAAGGTTTCCAGAAAAGCTCAGTGCGGTTGGCTAAGAGGCCAAAGCGGCGAAGCTAAGTGAACGCAACGTCATGCTGCTCTCAATCACATCAACTCTCTTCTGGAGGAGCGTTTTaaaggactgacaactggccagaatgtgttgtgagacatTCATAGAAGTGAAATGACCATGATATTTAGTTATAGAATCCAGCGTGCTGTCCGCGGTTTGAGTAGGGATTACacttttaaattggcaaagaaagtctcaaaaaccagtaagtggcgaggcctcgCGGTGCtatcttggtacttcggatgcaGTCTATGGCATTTCCGTACGTAAGTTGGGTGTTAATAAGTACGACATAATTATCTCTTAAATTGCAGTTGCTAAATTACTAGACACTTACAATTTGTTCtgtgcttcggaaatcaaaagcgcatGCGCGGATGCGGCAACACGCTTAACATGGTACCGCAtgtaaaagcgtcgtttcgttttccATCCGATTGAtttcgttttgactggttaaacAGTGaacagttggacaggaaaccacgagAACAGGAAGCTATAATTATCGCAGAAGTACTTTAACACTCGGAAAAACATGAGTCGCAGGAACATCGAGTGAagaaacaaaataatactttctcacagttACGGCCGCACTTGTAGTCTGCCTCCCATTAATGCCGACGTTTAATCGCTATCGCGTTCGCCTATCATCGATTTCAGCATGCTTCTAGGTAACGACTAGATCGAAAAACTCGGATAAAAAATGTTCCTCGACGTTTTCCGCCTCACCCCTTCGTGATTAGACACTGACCGGTAAGCTTTtctgttgcattaaaaaaaaggcaccCTGAAAATTgattgtcagtccctttaacttcCCCTCCTGCAGGATGAGTTTTGGGCGCAGGACGCATTAGCATTCCTAGTGAGCAGCTGTGCGCATCCTACACCGCACTGGCCTGAACGGAACGAAACGTAAACGGCGAGGTGAACTTATTCAATCCTTCCGTTGGGCGCTGACGAACGGCGGTGGTGCTCCTTCGGTCTCATATCCTGCACCGCCGAGATGCGACGGCAGCGATAGCGTCCGCGGTGCTCGCCCGTGAAACGTGCCGCACAGGTGAGCCAGCCACAGCCCACCATCTGCCACGGACATGTGCTGGCCTATCCTGACTTGCGAATGATCTGCCTTGGTGGGCTACGGAGAGCAGTCGTTACACTAAACAACTGGATCCTTCCAAGAGGGACCCGCTGCCCACCACTGTAAAGCGATATGCGACAGCTTGCTGCTCTACATATTAAGAACAATTAACCTAATTTAGGCACATTTCCGGAAAAGCCACGGCGGTTGGCTTGAAATATAtaaatactttctttttttctaatcatAAACATGGTTCCCTCATGTTTCTTTCTCCTCATCACGGCTCCTTTCTGACACGCCTTATGTGCAACGCTAAACACTGATGTCGGTTTCAATGCTTGGACTTCGAGGAAACCgcaaatttttgtttttttaaaatCCTTACCCAAAAAGAGAATTCTTCACGATGGTGTTAGCTGGATATCAGTATTACTTATAACAGCCTAGCCAAGTGAAGTTTGTTGAGATATTGCACCTACCTCATGAGGTGTACTTGACGGATCTTTAGAGCTGCCTTAAAGTTTTCATACCACCTTGGAAAATCACCTAAAAAGCAGTTTGGAAGCAGAAAACTGGAAGTATTAGACAAGGATCAGGTTTACGGCATTTTCCGACGACTGCTATAGGGATTTCCCACGAGTACTGTTTCCTAGCACTCCGTATTTGCGTTAGCTGCGATTCGAAAACACATTGGAAAATAAATTATTTTGTGCATAATGGCGAGCACACGTGGAGCGCAAATCGCTACTATCTCTGGAAGACGCGATGTTCTGGAGTGATCGTGACTGTCGTGTTAACTTAGTGCAAGTTTTGGCTCCCTAATCACTCCTGATAGAAATAtgcgttgctttattttttcaataATTTTTCGACATTAGTTGTGGCGCAGAATTGCAGCCGACTGTCAAGATGCTGTGAACAGCGCTCGTTTCGTCTTTATCACGACATACTTATTAGCAGCGAATTGTAGATTACTTTTAATTGTAGATTAATTGTAGACTACTTCACcgaaaagaagcaaagaaagacgTGCGCGCAAATATCTTCCTGCAAACTTCAATAAAATTATTGTGATTGCTGGTGGCTTGAACTCACATCACGTATCACTGGGCCGCCGTGAATAATCGTTTCtgtcatttttttgtgttctgttaAATTTCTTCCCGGATGGTTTCGATCTACTCCAAACCTTACATTTTCGAGTcctgaggagagagagatagttTGTTAGAGCAAAGCGGAAGATAATGCCCTGAGCTAGTATGCCCTGGCTTGCTACTCTCCacagggaaaaaaaggaaacggtacaaaaaaaaagagtgatGTAACATGACggtctttctattttcttttaagAGATTGAGGCATATGGGAGAAGCAGCGCTCACgttccagtttctttttttcttgaggtGGTATGCCCGCAACCATCTAGAAAGCTTCAAATGCGTTGCTTTGTTGATTACCACTGATTTGAAGGATGTTTGCGGACCACTGTTGAGTCGCTGACTATTGAGAGCCATGAATGTATGACTCGCAATATTTGCCGTATTGGAGGCTTCGCCAAAGAAATCAGCATTCGAAGTGAAGGTGTGTAAAGACTACTTCTAGTAATTGCTGAAATGCGAAATAGTTACGGAACTGTAGGTGACAGGAAACCGCGTGTAAACATACAATGCATGACCAGTCGTCCAGGAGTTCTTTGCAGGAACGTTAAAACGCATGGTATCCAAGCCAAAAAATAACTACAGTGCTCGAGACTTCCATTATCTTTCGGAGTCAAATAACAAGTGCGTTTTGTTTTAGTTcatgaaataaaaacaaattgctcGACACGTAAACGTACCCGTAGAGTTGCTAGTGCTACCATTCAGTCAAATTGCTGACTATTTTGACGTGATCGCGAAAGGGTTGGATACTCTGTTCACGGCCTCTCTTCTTATCTTCGGTGGCTTGGCTCTATATATGCTTTCGAAAAGATTTCTTCAGTAGAATTATTCTCGGTTGTTTCATGCCACAGCCGCAACTTCCGACGAAGTCATTACAAAGACGCTGGAAAATTTGTTTAGAGTCGTTCCTATCGTTTCGTTAACCACTGGTAATCGTTACATGTCAAATAAAGGGATACTTAGTATGCGCACAATTTCTGAGGTGATTCTTCTGCTTGAACAAAGCGGGGAGTGCGGGCTAAGCAATACTCTACCCATTTATAGGGTAATAAAAATGTTCTTGCACGCACGCACGATGAAGTGTGTTCTCGAAGGAGGATCGCCGAGCCGCTGAATCGCAGATTGTCCATTGTATTGAGAAAAGCCAGCACTAGTGGATGTGGCATGCGGCGAGACACACTGATCATGATTTACCGTGTGTACATGTGTCCTACCTACTTTGAACTCTGTATGTGTCGCATTCTCCGCGGAGGTCGCATTGTACGTAATCTGCGGCAAGTACAAAGAGTTGGCGAGTTGAGATGGCTGGTCACTTCGTGGATGCTGTCCTCCCGCGCGCCTGGTGTTGAAGGTCACGTGATCCCGAATTTTGGAGATGCGTTGAAAAGAGCGGCATCACAAAGCATTATATCCCCTCTCTTTGTgctcttcatcatgccagcgCTGAGAGAGCGAGTGTTCTCTTTCACCGAGTAAGGACTGTTCATGTTCACCTGTGCGTGCGAGACaccttgcttgttaatttatttagtaggCGAAATGTGCACTGAAATTAATAGGTCCGGTGAAACAACGAACGTTAAAATAGTGGTTAGCCAGGCTTGTTCGTTCATGGACAAACTACTGCAGGCAGCGTGAGAACGGGACTAAGATTAAGGGAACACAGCACCCGCATAGTGTGTTTCCTTAATATGAGTCCCGTTGTCGCGCTGTTTGCAATGGTAGGAACGTTACTTCGTTTAGTTTAGTTACTCATTTCCTATCGAAATCAATACATTGCTTTTCGGGAGAAAGTGCGACTTTCTTGTAGTTGCTTCTCGATGAGAAgaaaaagacagagaaagaatGTTGTCATTGCGTCTGAATTGATCTTTGCTTTCTTGGTTCCCGCACTTCACTCCGACATTCACAGCGCAATTCTTGGTCACAATTATAGGTGTCTGCAAACTATACTTTTGCATACCAACAGCAGTACAAACAAACGATCCATTACTGCAGTGCTTCTctctgcagtaaaacacgttgtggggctagttggtgcatagctttcaaaaatgaagcgccaatggtaacggcacactaagaaggaacaagcgccttgtcctgtctttttgttccttcttaacgtgccgttaccgttggcgcttcattttttgaaagcttCTCCCTGACTGCATCCAGTCACTCACATATCATAGTTTTTATACGGTGTGGCGCCTCGTCATTTGCGTGCAATACTTGTCGCATGGGTGCCAGGACGGAAAATTCtatttttacagtggagctgttagaacctcgttgggtttctcttgacgtccgcagcttcgccgagctgggggagagagaACCGAGAGAGAGTGCAAACAGACTATCAGTATAGCATCGCGcggcatagcgacgcggcgagggtgggtAGAGCCTAGCGGAGAAGGAGCTGCGAGGTGTACACACATGtagtgtgacgtcattgctctccgataaaaaccCGCGCGCTAGCTTCGGTGGATTTTATGAAGATACAGATGCACGGTGTGAGAGCTAACGTGTAGCACAGCTAAAGCACGGCGGTCGCAGTTTCGTCGGGTCGGAGCAGCGTCTGTCACATAACACCGACGCATATGGCGTTTCAAAAATCGCTTCTATTGCTACGGGTGCCTCAAATACCGCGCCTCCTAACCGAAACCCCCCACAGAGGAAGACGGCATGGATTTTTCTGAAGCCCTAACTTCCCCCAACTCAACTGGTCTACTGGCTCCAATGGTGATGGCATATCCACTCATAATTTTATTGACCTGGTGCAAAGTTTGACTTCCCTTGCAGACATTATGCTTTCTAGCTTCAGGCGATAGATTACATCACTTTGGTTACGTTTCATAATTACACACAGTAGATGGCATGATCACGTCTCACATATCTTAAATTAAgtactaacgcgatagcgttaagggcccgtgTCGCAAGAAGATACGGCGTCGGCTTCCCGCGACCTGCGGCGGGCATAATATCGGcaaaaaagaatttcgaaccatgCACACCCAACCGCGCTTctatcaccaaagttgctcatacattGCCTGTTATTCTATACCAAATTATTCCTCGGAATGTTGTAATTACACCCAACAAGTAATGTGATGAAAAAAAGAACCGACAGCGCATAGCTTTTATGTcagatcttctcagactgaaatattaaaagtgtgaaacaataacaggagatcggctcacggaagaggccgcgtttctaccagaaatctCGCCTTCATGCACACCGTTCGCCgtcagcatttcccggtaaacattattgttacataagctgcagttgctgcgAAGCGTAGAAAGCAGCCAGGGATCGTTGAAtggtatcgcgttccactctcaaaggcAAAGCTTGAGCTTCCTCCAGATTTTTACCCGGAGCGCGAAATATTGCAATACACGTAAATTTGAAGTCAGATTGACAGGACGATAGTGTTGGGTAACCCCCGTACACATACACACTCATATAGTGATACGGCCTGGCTGTCTCACCGTTTTGTCACAACTGCAATGAATCGGAATGAATCGATCACGACGTGCTGTTTTGTCATCGTTTCTCTCAGTTGAAGAAAATAAATTTGCAAATCTCGCTGGGACTGCTTGGCCTTCCCTGGAACTCTCCTGCCTGGATTGCTTTCGCAGCTCTGGCAATGAGTCCCAACAGTGACTAATACCTGCAGAAAGCCAGCTATATATACCTGGCTTTATATATAGTTTTAATATATAGCTTTATATATAGCTATATGTACTGCCCGGTAGGCTTGtacatatatttttcttttgaacAACTGAGACGTGCAGGCAGCAATACAACGAATTTTCTTAGTCGGGGCTCGACTTCAGTCAAATCGAAAAGCTGCTACAAATACAATCTACGAAAACATTCATTGCCATATGAAATAATAAGTTTGGAAGCTTCCAATCGGGTATCGACTACCTTGAACAGATACCGCCATGGCCTTTAtggtactgaaaaaaaaagcacccaatGAAATACTTCAACACTGCTGATCACACCTTGAAGTAACAGGAAATAACACTTCTAGGTCCGTTTTattgaaattgcttttttttttgaagaaatgaagcaagAAGGGTAAAACTTCTTCACAATTTTTCACCTTCacgcctttattttttatttgtcagTTGACGCCGCAGTGGCCTCTTCACGTATGTCGTTCCAAAGCTCCATCACCGGCGATATTTCTTCTACCTTCTTTATCGCTTCTTCCAAGCGCCGCAGCTGTTCCCGTGAAAAGTACCTTTTCCACCCACCCACTTTGGCTTCTCTTACGAAGCAGTACTTCTTGCTGTCTCCGCTGTGTCCATCTTTGCAATTCTCGTCAAGGCGCCGCAGCACCTTGTCGATGCCAGGATTTGAGTTTGTGCGGAGGTCCGCGACCATCGCCTCTCTCATGTGATCTGCCGAGCATCGTTCAAGCATCTCATTAAGCATCCGATTATCCTTTTCTAAATCTACTGCATAGCTGTCTCCCAAGAAGCGCGCAAGCTTCAGAACAGTGCCTCGGGTGTCTTTCGTCAAGTTCTCATATGTCACGAAAAACACGTTGGGTATGTCTTTGAGCTCATATCCGGAAACCACGTGATCGAAGTAGTTACCGTAACCTGCGACGTCCTCGCTCATGAAAGCATCGAAGAACTGGTCGAATGTGCCATCTTGGAAGCGGTAGGCACTGAGACTGGTCACCATGTGGTAGAATGACACGCACACGTCCCACGGGTTCCGCGTCACGTAGATGTACTTTGCCTCGCTGCTGATAAACTCCTTTCTCAAGGGATAATGCGATGAGATCAAACGCAGTGGCAGGCTCGGTTTCAAGTCGTCAGGGTGTGTCACCCCCAGATATATAATGTTTTGTGTGAACCCATCATAACTTGTGATGGGTTGACCTTTCTTTAGAATAAGCTGCACAATATAAAGGACCCAGTGCGTTCCGCTCTTGGGAAATGAAAGCAGGACTAGATCGCCTTCTCGTGCGCGAAACTTCAACGCTCCTTTAAGGACTTCAGGGTCGCAGTGCGGGTCTCTTGGGACACCATCAATGTCTTGAGCGAATGGCTTTGTTGTCGACATGAGGTTGATTTTCACCCTGTGGCTGCGAAAAATGAACAAAATAACGATGTTTATTACGACGCTTTCCGTCGCAACACTCGCTTCATTTCACGCCATTACGCGATGAAGTGTACAGTACCTTCTGCCGAATTTGTTTTCAGGAATCCCCACTGACAGATTCCTTTACCTCTGTACCTTTGTGTCCGCAAATAGCAATGTACGTGGAGTGCACCAAAAGACAATATATTTCACAAATTTCACTGGCATCTATCACAGTCACCAAAAACTGTCACAAGCAAGATAAGGAACATTTATGAAAAGGGAAATTTTCACCGACTCGACTGTAGCATgtagctgcaaaggaaacccgtCAGGGTTTTACAGAAGAAAAGCTCATCAGgcgaaggaaaattcgtcctggtccgggttTAAAAACTTCGAACCAGCGCCTGACCAGGGCGGTCACTATATTTTCCGACCCAACGGTCATGCTAGAGTGGTTTTTGTTAACTCAGAGGGTAGCTCAGAGGCCTGAATAGCCTTTGGTGCAGTCAAATGAGTGATAGGCATGCTCGGTCATTTTTCGGGCATCTGCTGTTTACGTTCGCAGCGCGTGTGCACCTCAAGAATGTGCACCCCCCCTAACCCACTCCCGCTGACCGAAAGGCCGCATCAGCGTTAGGAATCATCCAAAATCCTGATCTCCGTCCGACAAAGATTATTGTTACATCAGGCATGcaagaggaaaggaaaaaaatttttcgGAAGGAAACAATAAATGATGTAAAAAAAGTGAAGAGGTACAGGTCGGTGTACGAGAAGAAAAAGAGTTGTCCATGGAACGCCAGTTGAGGGAAGGGAAGGAAAAAAGTCCGCGTTGAAGACAGCTGACCTGAAAAGGGTAAggtgaaaagcaaaaaaagactGAGAGGTATTGTCAGAGAAAGTAAGAAACAAAAGACGGAATTGAAAGTGCCACTTGTCGTCGCGCCGTAATCCCAGAACCATGCTGCACGTTTGTTGACTTCAGCAAGAGGTACGACAGGTTGAGCGCTACAAAAACTTAT encodes:
- the LOC135909482 gene encoding sulfotransferase 2A8-like, with amino-acid sequence MSTTKPFAQDIDGVPRDPHCDPEVLKGALKFRAREGDLVLLSFPKSGTHWVLYIVQLILKKGQPITSYDGFTQNIIYLGVTHPDDLKPSLPLRLISSHYPLRKEFISSEAKYIYVTRNPWDVCVSFYHMVTSLSAYRFQDGTFDQFFDAFMSEDVAGYGNYFDHVVSGYELKDIPNVFFVTYENLTKDTRGTVLKLARFLGDSYAVDLEKDNRMLNEMLERCSADHMREAMVADLRTNSNPGIDKVLRRLDENCKDGHSGDSKKYCFVREAKVGGWKRYFSREQLRRLEEAIKKVEEISPVMELWNDIREEATAASTDK